Proteins encoded within one genomic window of Methanomassiliicoccales archaeon:
- a CDS encoding 4Fe-4S binding protein: protein MVKRKIIKIDRSLCTGCGNCVTACAEGAIELRGGKAEVVSETFCDGLGACLGECPTGALTIEEREAPEFSDTQVKEHLERKKDLTLTPCACPSSGPRVFKVREGPAENVANPSQLSTWPIQLRLVPTNAPYLWNASLLIAADCTAFACGSMQGQFVKGKVALIGCPKLDDNDAYVQKLTDILSTNPIKDITLVHMEVPCCRQLKKLVLTALQRSGRQVPLTEYVVMIEGGEAVMVP, encoded by the coding sequence ATGGTAAAGAGGAAGATCATCAAGATCGACAGGTCGCTCTGCACGGGCTGCGGTAATTGCGTCACGGCGTGCGCCGAGGGCGCGATAGAGCTCAGGGGCGGGAAGGCAGAGGTTGTCAGCGAAACCTTCTGCGATGGCCTGGGAGCCTGCCTAGGAGAATGCCCCACCGGCGCGTTGACCATCGAGGAGCGTGAAGCCCCAGAGTTCAGCGATACCCAGGTAAAGGAGCACCTAGAGAGGAAAAAGGACCTGACCCTCACGCCATGCGCCTGTCCATCCTCCGGACCTCGTGTGTTCAAGGTAAGGGAAGGACCTGCCGAGAATGTGGCAAACCCCTCTCAGCTTTCCACCTGGCCCATACAATTGCGGCTCGTTCCCACCAACGCACCATACCTATGGAACGCCAGCCTTCTGATCGCTGCCGATTGCACTGCCTTCGCGTGCGGGTCCATGCAAGGACAGTTCGTTAAAGGGAAGGTAGCTTTGATAGGCTGTCCAAAGCTGGACGATAACGATGCTTATGTCCAGAAGCTGACCGATATATTGTCCACCAATCCGATCAAGGACATCACGCTGGTGCATATGGAGGTGCCCTGTTGCCGACAGCTCAAGAAACTAGTCCTGACGGCGTTGCAGCGCTCCGGCAGGCAGGTCCCTTTGACCGAATATGTGGTAATGATAGAGGGCGGCGAAGCGGTAATGGTGCCTTAG
- a CDS encoding pyridoxamine 5'-phosphate oxidase family protein, whose protein sequence is MRQAEREIKDRGAIDDLIKRAMICRLGLIDGDEPYIVPMNFGYDGKSLYFHCAKEGRKIDILKRSDRVCFEMDLDTELVKGDVACKWSMRYRSIEGVGRAVLIDDAEGKKYGLNLIMSHYAKGPFEYAERGFNLALIIRVDIESISGKRSQH, encoded by the coding sequence ATGAGACAGGCCGAGAGGGAGATCAAGGACCGCGGCGCGATCGACGACCTGATAAAGAGAGCGATGATCTGCCGGCTGGGGTTGATCGATGGGGATGAACCCTATATCGTGCCGATGAACTTCGGATATGATGGCAAGAGCCTATACTTTCACTGTGCCAAGGAAGGTCGGAAGATCGACATCCTCAAACGAAGCGACCGGGTCTGCTTCGAGATGGACCTGGATACGGAGTTGGTCAAGGGCGATGTGGCCTGCAAATGGAGCATGCGTTACCGAAGCATCGAGGGTGTGGGACGTGCTGTCCTGATAGACGACGCCGAAGGCAAAAAATACGGTTTGAACCTGATAATGTCCCACTATGCCAAGGGGCCGTTCGAATACGCGGAAAGGGGTTTCAATCTGGCCCTCATCATCCGGGTGGACATCGAGAGCATCTCCGGGAAAAGGTCCCAACACTGA